In bacterium, a single window of DNA contains:
- the oxyT gene encoding N,N-dimethyltransferase OxyT, with protein sequence MPAPLTPDLIMQTGLAFWPSKTLLSAIELGLFTELAHGPEAFERLRGRLGLHERSARDFLDTLVALGFLTRDGEIYGNTPETDLFLDRQKPSYIGGILEMANHRLYPFWGHLTEALKTGKPQNEAGHGQDLFGELYADPARLRGFLAAMTGISHGANMAIARQFDWSGYTSICDVGTAQGDLVAQICLAQPPLTGIGFDLPQVAPIFEEYMASLQLEARATFASGDFFADPLPQADVITMGHILHDWDLPTKKMLIAKAYDALPAGGALIVYDCLIDDDRRVNAFGLMMSLNMLIETSGGFDYTGADVIGWLREAGFQEARVEHLVGPDSMAVGVK encoded by the coding sequence ATGCCTGCTCCTCTCACTCCCGACCTCATCATGCAAACCGGGCTCGCGTTCTGGCCCTCCAAAACGCTGCTCTCCGCCATCGAGCTTGGACTCTTCACCGAGCTTGCCCACGGCCCGGAGGCGTTCGAGCGCCTGCGAGGACGCCTCGGCCTGCATGAGCGCTCCGCCCGTGACTTCCTCGACACGCTGGTCGCTCTTGGGTTCCTGACACGCGACGGGGAGATCTACGGCAATACACCGGAAACGGACCTGTTTCTCGACCGGCAGAAGCCCTCGTACATCGGGGGCATCCTGGAGATGGCGAATCACCGGCTCTATCCCTTTTGGGGACATCTCACCGAAGCCCTCAAGACCGGGAAGCCGCAGAACGAAGCCGGCCACGGCCAGGACCTCTTCGGCGAGCTCTATGCCGACCCGGCGCGACTCCGGGGCTTCCTCGCAGCCATGACCGGCATCTCCCATGGCGCGAACATGGCGATCGCCCGGCAATTCGACTGGAGCGGCTACACCTCCATTTGTGATGTCGGTACCGCCCAGGGCGATCTGGTCGCCCAGATTTGCCTCGCCCAGCCACCTCTGACCGGGATCGGATTCGATCTGCCGCAGGTCGCGCCGATCTTCGAGGAGTACATGGCGTCGTTGCAGCTCGAGGCGCGCGCGACCTTCGCGTCTGGCGACTTCTTCGCCGATCCGCTTCCCCAGGCCGATGTCATCACCATGGGGCACATCCTGCATGACTGGGATCTGCCGACCAAGAAAATGCTCATCGCCAAGGCCTACGATGCCCTCCCGGCAGGCGGCGCACTCATCGTCTACGACTGCCTCATCGATGACGATCGCCGGGTGAATGCCTTCGGTCTCATGATGAGCCTGAACATGCTCATCGAAACCTCTGGCGGATTCGACTACACCGGCGCGGATGTCATCGGCTGGCTGCGCGAGGCCGGGTTCCAGGAGGCACGGGTCGAACACCTCGTGGGTCCGGATAGCATGGCTGTCGGAGTGAAGTAA
- the maf gene encoding Septum formation protein Maf, whose product MAPPPLVLASASPRRQEILTALGLTFEVAPITGVTEEQMAEDFFGHPRDLAYHIAMKKAGIASATSGSALTIAADTIVVCDDRLLGKPGSPEEAAEFLRLLSGRTHEVITGVGLVDGESGRRVTGEERTLVSMVPLSADDIAGYLASGEPYDKAGGYGIQGLGSLFISGIQGDYWNVVGFPVYRFRQLLAELGHDLVAWSCTPLKV is encoded by the coding sequence ATGGCACCGCCGCCCCTGGTCCTTGCCTCCGCCTCCCCCAGGCGTCAGGAAATCCTGACCGCCCTCGGGCTCACCTTTGAGGTCGCCCCCATTACGGGGGTCACGGAAGAGCAGATGGCCGAGGACTTCTTTGGGCATCCCCGGGACCTGGCCTATCACATCGCGATGAAGAAAGCCGGCATAGCGTCCGCCACGTCCGGAAGTGCCCTCACCATCGCGGCGGACACCATCGTGGTCTGCGATGACCGTCTGCTGGGCAAGCCGGGGTCGCCGGAGGAGGCGGCGGAGTTCCTGCGGTTGTTGTCAGGACGGACCCACGAGGTCATTACCGGGGTCGGGCTGGTCGATGGGGAGTCGGGGCGTCGGGTGACCGGCGAGGAGCGGACCCTGGTGTCGATGGTGCCGCTCTCCGCTGACGACATTGCGGGGTATCTCGCCAGTGGCGAGCCCTATGACAAGGCGGGGGGATACGGCATCCAGGGGCTCGGCAGCCTCTTTATCAGCGGGATCCAGGGGGACTACTGGAATGTCGTGGGGTTCCCGGTCTACCGGTTCCGGCAGCTATTGGCGGAACTCGGGCACGACCTGGTCGCCTGGAGTTGCACTCCGTTGAAAGTCTGA
- the mmgC gene encoding Acyl-CoA dehydrogenase — protein MDFAFSEENLQYREAAREFGERYIQPFAHEWDVEGRFTTPIHQQLGEAGFLGLCIPQEYGGLGASYVTYALVVEEINRADTSVRTIMSVHNSLMASTLNEWGSEEQKQRWLPGMASGELMGCFGLTEPNAGSWAVNQQTRAIDKGDYYLVNGVKCWISCGDTADIALCFATVDPALGHRGILAFVAEKASMPGFRAGKTEPKMGCRAAHATELIFTDCEVPKENVIGEVGDGFAIAMAALDHGRFSVASGSVGVAQACVDKAREYALQRVTYDVPIAQHQAVKLMMGEMVIDTEAARLLCLRAGYLKDQHVRSTRETCIAKYFATEIANRNAYKAVQIFGGNGYSAEYDVERYYRDARVLTIYEGTSEIQRMIIADYEFGYRKDKATPSLALREPALMA, from the coding sequence ATGGACTTCGCCTTTTCCGAAGAAAATCTCCAGTACCGCGAGGCCGCCCGCGAGTTCGGCGAGCGGTACATCCAGCCCTTCGCCCATGAGTGGGATGTCGAGGGCCGGTTCACCACCCCGATTCATCAGCAGCTGGGCGAAGCCGGCTTCCTCGGACTCTGTATCCCGCAGGAATATGGCGGGCTGGGGGCGAGCTATGTGACCTATGCGCTGGTCGTGGAAGAGATCAATCGCGCTGACACATCAGTGAGGACCATCATGTCGGTCCACAACAGCCTCATGGCCTCCACCCTCAATGAGTGGGGGTCCGAGGAGCAGAAGCAGCGCTGGCTGCCGGGCATGGCGAGTGGGGAACTGATGGGCTGTTTTGGCCTCACCGAGCCCAACGCCGGGTCCTGGGCGGTCAACCAGCAGACCCGGGCCATCGACAAGGGGGACTACTACCTCGTCAATGGGGTGAAGTGCTGGATTTCCTGTGGCGACACCGCCGATATCGCTCTCTGCTTCGCCACGGTCGACCCGGCACTGGGGCATCGCGGCATCCTGGCGTTTGTGGCGGAGAAAGCCTCCATGCCGGGGTTCCGCGCCGGGAAGACCGAGCCGAAGATGGGCTGCCGGGCGGCACACGCCACCGAGCTGATCTTTACAGACTGCGAAGTCCCGAAAGAGAATGTCATCGGCGAGGTCGGCGATGGATTCGCCATCGCCATGGCGGCCCTTGATCATGGACGCTTTTCGGTCGCTTCCGGCTCCGTGGGTGTCGCACAGGCCTGTGTCGATAAGGCGCGGGAGTATGCGCTCCAGCGGGTCACCTACGATGTCCCCATCGCGCAGCACCAGGCGGTGAAGCTGATGATGGGCGAAATGGTGATCGACACCGAAGCGGCCCGGCTCCTCTGCCTGCGCGCGGGGTACCTCAAGGACCAGCATGTCCGCTCTACCCGCGAGACCTGCATCGCCAAGTACTTCGCCACCGAAATCGCGAATCGCAATGCCTACAAAGCGGTCCAGATTTTTGGCGGCAACGGGTACTCGGCAGAGTACGACGTCGAGCGGTACTACCGGGATGCCCGGGTGCTGACCATCTACGAAGGGACCAGCGAGATCCAGCGGATGATCATCGCCGACTACGAGTTCGGCTATCGCAAGGACAAAGCGACCCCTTCGCTGGCCCTGCGTGAACCGGCCCTGATGGCCTGA
- a CDS encoding Tartrate dehydrogenase/decarboxylase: MTKRIAVLGGDGIGPEVTAAAMQVLQVLNRQRPGTVELTDLPYGADYYRKHGYSTPENVLDEYRTYDAIFVGAVGDPTIADPNYAKDILLKMRFGLDLYINFRPCTLLDERLCPLKDKGIEDVQIVCFRENTEGAYAGIGGFLKRYTTDEVAIQEEISTYKGVERICRAACDWALKHGKSHVTMVDKSNVMTYSHDLWQRVWAQVAADYPQLNCDSMYMDAMCMQLVKNPERYEVIVTNNMFGDILTDLGAMLCGGLGLAQSANINPDGVSMFEPVHGSAPKYAGQNIANPLAAILTVQLLAEHLGFPAFASAVEDAVKASIKTGNTARDLFGGSLGTREVGQWIADYLADHYDPAAEPATAAAVA; encoded by the coding sequence ATGACCAAGCGCATCGCCGTTCTCGGCGGAGACGGGATCGGTCCCGAAGTTACGGCTGCAGCTATGCAGGTCCTTCAGGTCCTGAATCGCCAGCGACCTGGAACTGTCGAACTGACTGACCTCCCCTATGGAGCGGACTACTACCGGAAGCACGGGTACTCCACGCCGGAAAACGTACTCGATGAGTACCGCACTTACGATGCGATCTTTGTCGGGGCGGTGGGGGATCCCACGATCGCGGACCCCAACTATGCGAAGGACATCCTGCTGAAGATGCGCTTTGGGCTGGACCTCTACATCAACTTCCGGCCCTGCACCCTGCTGGATGAGCGGCTCTGTCCCCTGAAGGACAAAGGCATCGAGGATGTCCAGATCGTCTGCTTCCGGGAAAACACGGAGGGGGCTTATGCCGGGATCGGCGGCTTCCTGAAGCGGTACACCACCGACGAGGTCGCCATTCAGGAGGAGATTAGCACCTACAAGGGAGTGGAACGCATCTGCCGTGCCGCCTGCGACTGGGCATTGAAGCATGGCAAGTCGCACGTCACGATGGTTGACAAGTCGAATGTCATGACCTACAGCCACGATCTCTGGCAGCGAGTCTGGGCCCAGGTGGCAGCCGACTACCCGCAGCTCAACTGCGACTCGATGTACATGGATGCCATGTGTATGCAGCTCGTGAAGAATCCCGAGCGCTACGAAGTCATCGTGACGAACAACATGTTCGGCGACATCCTCACCGACCTCGGAGCCATGCTCTGTGGGGGGCTCGGGCTGGCCCAGTCCGCGAATATCAATCCGGATGGTGTCTCGATGTTCGAGCCGGTGCATGGCTCGGCACCGAAGTACGCCGGCCAGAACATCGCCAACCCGCTGGCGGCGATTCTCACGGTCCAGCTGCTCGCCGAGCATCTCGGCTTTCCAGCCTTCGCCTCAGCGGTTGAGGACGCTGTCAAAGCCTCCATCAAGACCGGCAACACGGCCCGTGACCTGTTCGGCGGGTCTCTCGGGACACGAGAAGTCGGCCAGTGGATCGCCGACTACCTGGCAGACCACTATGACCCGGCCGCAGAGCCGGCCACCGCCGCCGCTGTCGCCTAA
- the glpE_1 gene encoding Thiosulfate sulfurtransferase GlpE — protein sequence MVSAVASTIGIMAGSLDTLLATLRASVQEITPAAAAEASGVVWLDVREPGEVATGTLPGAITIPRGQLEMSIDTVLPDREQSIVVYCAAGTRSLLAADTLQRLGYRNVQSLAGGISRWKAEGHPVVQHTGLSPEELQRYDRHILIPEVGVAGQQRLLASRVLIVGAGGLGSPVAYYLAAAGVGSITLIDSDTVDVSNLQRQILHTPGRVGQPKVDSARQTLLAFNPSLQLTTYQERLTSTNVEALVSGADVIVDGTDNFPTRFLLSDACLLLSKPLVYGAVFRFEGQVSVFHPAAGGPCYRCLYPSPPPPELAPNCAEAGVLGVLPGVIGLLQATESLKLLLGVGEPLIGRLCTYDALSGRFRELRQDRDPGCAYCAPGTPFPGFIDYEAFCAATVDPG from the coding sequence ATGGTTTCCGCGGTGGCCAGTACAATCGGCATTATGGCTGGTTCTCTGGACACGCTGCTCGCCACCCTCCGTGCCTCGGTGCAGGAGATCACACCGGCAGCAGCCGCTGAAGCCTCAGGCGTGGTGTGGCTCGATGTCCGGGAGCCTGGAGAAGTCGCCACGGGCACGCTTCCTGGGGCCATCACGATCCCTCGAGGGCAGCTGGAAATGAGCATAGACACGGTCCTGCCGGACCGGGAGCAGTCCATCGTGGTCTATTGCGCCGCTGGAACCCGGTCGCTGCTGGCGGCGGACACCCTGCAGCGCCTCGGTTACCGCAATGTGCAGTCCTTGGCGGGGGGCATCAGTCGCTGGAAGGCTGAGGGGCATCCGGTGGTCCAGCACACTGGACTCAGCCCCGAGGAGTTACAGCGCTACGACCGGCATATCCTGATTCCGGAAGTCGGGGTCGCCGGCCAGCAGCGCCTGCTGGCTTCCCGGGTGCTCATCGTCGGCGCAGGCGGGCTGGGGTCACCAGTCGCCTACTACCTTGCAGCGGCAGGCGTGGGGTCCATCACCCTCATCGACAGCGACACGGTCGATGTCTCGAATTTGCAGCGCCAGATCCTGCACACCCCCGGTCGGGTCGGACAGCCGAAGGTCGACTCCGCCCGGCAGACACTCCTGGCGTTTAATCCATCGCTGCAACTCACGACGTATCAGGAGCGACTGACCAGCACGAATGTCGAAGCGCTGGTGTCAGGCGCGGATGTGATTGTTGATGGCACGGACAATTTCCCGACACGGTTCCTGCTGAGCGATGCCTGCCTCCTGCTGAGCAAGCCGCTGGTGTATGGCGCTGTCTTTCGCTTCGAGGGACAGGTAAGCGTGTTTCATCCGGCAGCCGGAGGGCCCTGCTATCGCTGCCTCTATCCCTCCCCGCCTCCACCGGAGCTCGCCCCAAATTGCGCGGAAGCCGGAGTTCTTGGTGTGCTGCCTGGGGTTATCGGTCTATTGCAGGCGACCGAATCGCTCAAGCTCCTCCTGGGGGTCGGCGAGCCCCTCATCGGACGCCTCTGCACCTATGATGCGCTCTCCGGACGCTTCCGGGAGCTGCGGCAGGACCGCGATCCGGGATGCGCGTACTGTGCGCCAGGGACACCCTTCCCCGGCTTCATCGATTACGAAGCGTTCTGCGCTGCCACAGTTGATCCAGGCTGA
- the dmdA gene encoding 2,3-dimethylmalate dehydratase large subunit, which produces MGMTLTEKILAAHTDQATVQAGDLITAKVDLTMGHDITAPHAAAVFRQMGGTKVWDPDKVTLVNDHFVPAKDIKSAELSRAMRNFAKEQGIKHYFEIGRSGICHTLLPQEGLIHPGQVVIGADSHSCTYGAWGSFATGVGATDLAAVWALGEIWLKIPETIKFEVSGERGRYVTGKDIMLRCIAEIGCEGGRYKALEFSGPAVKALPMGERIILANMAIEAGGKNGVVEADEVTLEWLKDKTSETGTLYQADADARYEQVVAFDITGMPPVVAFPFSPDNIRYWGDWDPFPIDQVVIGSCTNGRIEDLRAAAEVLKGNKVHDYVRVVVFPATQKIYEQAIEEGLMKIFAESGCAISTPTCGSCVGGHMGVLAGGEKCVSTTNRNFRGRMGDAASEVYLTNPAIAAATAVKGQLALPDEVIV; this is translated from the coding sequence ATGGGCATGACTCTGACGGAGAAGATTCTCGCCGCACATACGGACCAGGCGACTGTGCAGGCCGGGGATCTCATTACCGCGAAGGTCGACCTCACGATGGGGCACGACATCACTGCACCTCATGCTGCTGCGGTGTTCCGTCAGATGGGGGGGACCAAAGTCTGGGATCCGGACAAAGTGACCCTGGTCAATGACCACTTCGTACCGGCCAAGGACATCAAGTCCGCTGAACTCTCCCGGGCCATGCGGAACTTCGCCAAAGAGCAGGGGATCAAGCACTACTTCGAGATCGGACGCTCCGGCATCTGCCACACACTCCTCCCGCAGGAAGGGCTGATCCATCCCGGGCAGGTGGTGATCGGGGCCGACTCCCATTCCTGCACTTATGGCGCGTGGGGCTCCTTCGCGACCGGAGTTGGTGCCACCGATCTGGCGGCGGTCTGGGCGCTTGGTGAGATCTGGCTGAAAATTCCCGAGACCATCAAGTTTGAGGTGTCAGGTGAGCGGGGCAGATACGTTACCGGCAAGGACATCATGCTCCGCTGTATCGCGGAGATCGGCTGTGAGGGGGGCCGGTACAAGGCCCTGGAGTTCAGCGGACCCGCTGTCAAAGCCCTCCCCATGGGAGAGCGGATCATCCTCGCCAACATGGCCATTGAGGCGGGGGGCAAGAATGGGGTCGTGGAAGCCGATGAAGTCACTCTGGAGTGGCTGAAAGACAAGACCAGCGAGACCGGGACCCTGTACCAGGCGGATGCCGATGCCCGCTATGAGCAGGTCGTCGCTTTCGACATCACCGGGATGCCACCGGTGGTGGCGTTCCCTTTCAGTCCGGACAACATCCGGTATTGGGGGGACTGGGATCCGTTCCCGATCGATCAGGTGGTCATCGGGTCCTGCACGAACGGACGCATCGAGGATCTGCGCGCCGCCGCCGAGGTCCTCAAGGGCAATAAGGTCCACGACTATGTGCGGGTCGTGGTGTTCCCGGCGACACAGAAAATCTATGAGCAGGCGATCGAAGAAGGTCTGATGAAGATCTTTGCAGAGTCCGGCTGCGCGATTTCGACCCCCACTTGCGGCTCCTGTGTCGGTGGTCACATGGGCGTCCTCGCCGGTGGCGAGAAGTGCGTCTCCACCACCAACCGCAACTTCCGTGGACGCATGGGCGATGCCGCGAGCGAGGTCTACCTGACCAATCCGGCCATCGCTGCCGCCACCGCTGTCAAGGGACAGCTGGCGCTGCCCGATGAGGTTATAGTCTAG
- the aroA1 gene encoding 3-phosphoshikimate 1-carboxyvinyltransferase 1: protein MTVHPVPRLAGTIPLPGDKSLSHRALLLAAMAQGTSHLMDCNPGADVQSTVGALRELGVTIEATADGFLVSSRGPDSWKAPESVIDCGNSGTTARLLMGVLSSLLGVEVVLTGDASLRARPMQRVIEPLRKMGASVVELGASGCLPLRISGRELQGITWRNAPPSAQVKGALLLAGLRAHSATTIVESEPTRDHTERLLAWLATEFPHALQEPLITPQDGGGAILSVKPQLQDWPGFDLRIPKDPSAAAFWMVAALAHPDAEITLPEVLWNPTRNGLVELLGPLVMTPPLTRLSGPEYGPEAVWSPVIRSATIPPIRIGPGFLPASAVIDELPVLALLATQATGRSVIAGAGELRVKESDRLTGTAAILSDLGANITVADDGWIIEGPTPLHGATVATLGDHRLAMMAAIAGLIASGPVTLDDADCFDISDPGFVPTLQALGAVPSERLC from the coding sequence TTGACCGTCCATCCAGTCCCGCGTCTGGCGGGCACGATTCCCTTGCCTGGCGACAAGTCGTTGTCTCACCGGGCGCTGCTACTGGCAGCCATGGCGCAAGGGACCTCTCACCTGATGGATTGCAATCCGGGAGCCGATGTCCAGAGCACGGTGGGAGCGCTGCGGGAACTGGGGGTGACGATCGAGGCCACGGCGGATGGCTTCCTCGTGAGTAGCCGGGGGCCTGACAGCTGGAAAGCGCCGGAGTCTGTCATCGACTGCGGGAACTCCGGCACCACTGCCCGACTCCTGATGGGAGTCCTCTCCAGTCTGCTGGGAGTTGAGGTTGTTCTGACCGGAGATGCGTCACTGCGTGCACGACCCATGCAGCGGGTGATCGAGCCTCTAAGGAAGATGGGCGCGTCTGTCGTGGAACTTGGTGCGTCGGGGTGTCTGCCACTCAGGATCAGCGGCCGCGAGCTCCAGGGCATCACCTGGCGCAATGCCCCTCCCTCGGCGCAGGTCAAGGGTGCGTTGCTTCTGGCGGGACTCAGGGCCCATAGCGCGACCACGATCGTGGAGTCGGAACCAACACGGGATCACACCGAGCGCCTCCTGGCCTGGCTCGCCACCGAGTTTCCACACGCGCTGCAGGAGCCGCTGATCACGCCTCAGGATGGCGGCGGCGCGATTCTGTCGGTGAAGCCACAACTGCAGGACTGGCCGGGGTTTGATCTTCGCATTCCGAAGGACCCTTCCGCCGCAGCATTCTGGATGGTCGCGGCTCTCGCGCATCCGGATGCCGAAATCACTCTGCCGGAGGTCCTCTGGAATCCCACGCGCAACGGACTGGTGGAACTCCTCGGGCCACTGGTTATGACCCCGCCGTTAACCCGACTCAGCGGCCCGGAATACGGCCCCGAAGCGGTCTGGAGCCCTGTGATTCGGAGCGCTACGATCCCGCCAATCCGGATTGGCCCAGGATTTCTCCCCGCCTCGGCGGTCATCGATGAATTGCCGGTGCTCGCGCTCCTCGCGACTCAGGCAACTGGACGATCAGTGATTGCCGGGGCCGGAGAACTCCGGGTGAAAGAATCGGACCGTCTGACTGGTACGGCTGCCATCCTCTCCGATCTGGGGGCAAACATCACGGTGGCTGATGATGGCTGGATCATCGAGGGGCCGACTCCCCTGCATGGGGCAACGGTCGCGACGCTGGGCGATCACCGACTGGCGATGATGGCTGCCATCGCGGGACTGATCGCTTCCGGTCCGGTGACACTGGATGATGCCGACTGCTTCGATATCAGCGACCCCGGATTTGTCCCCACGCTGCAGGCACTGGGGGCGGTTCCCTCCGAGCGCCTGTGCTAG
- the polC_1 gene encoding DNA polymerase III PolC-type, giving the protein MLASLITVSTATPPLLEEPWASELCEWGLWPPLPDVPWPVYRHVSRVSLRAFQYLRNVGGQADASLLLRKALGMRGKMPEGLEEVARALFQETPGFVEPASGHWSVTMDARVLQALRDQRFVVFDLETTGGKPPQERITEIGCVRLEQGEITGQFQSLVNPDKPIPPFVARLTGITNRMVRRAPRIEQVLPSFLEFIDGYILIAHDVFQDLRFIDQELLTLCNGVLGLPVIDTLVLAKQQIAPEIGYSLRKVAEHLGMESEGSHRALDDALMTAHLFLRFQEALPSPEELLEGYQFEENPAWRQRGNGLTGWWTV; this is encoded by the coding sequence GTGCTAGCATCCCTCATTACTGTGTCCACAGCGACGCCCCCCCTGCTGGAAGAACCATGGGCGAGCGAACTCTGCGAATGGGGGCTCTGGCCCCCTCTTCCTGATGTCCCCTGGCCGGTCTACCGCCATGTCTCCCGGGTTTCGCTGCGAGCGTTTCAGTATCTGCGCAATGTCGGTGGTCAGGCGGATGCCTCCCTGCTCCTCCGCAAGGCCCTGGGGATGCGGGGCAAGATGCCCGAGGGACTCGAGGAAGTCGCCCGGGCGCTCTTCCAGGAGACTCCCGGTTTTGTGGAGCCGGCATCCGGGCACTGGTCCGTGACCATGGATGCCAGGGTCCTGCAGGCGCTCCGGGATCAACGCTTTGTAGTGTTCGATCTGGAAACCACTGGCGGCAAGCCCCCACAGGAACGGATTACCGAAATCGGGTGTGTCAGGCTGGAGCAGGGTGAGATTACTGGACAGTTTCAGTCCCTCGTGAATCCTGACAAGCCGATTCCCCCCTTTGTGGCCCGTCTGACCGGCATCACGAACAGGATGGTCCGCCGGGCACCCCGCATCGAACAGGTCCTTCCCAGTTTCCTCGAGTTCATCGATGGCTACATCCTGATCGCCCATGATGTCTTCCAGGACCTCCGTTTCATTGATCAGGAACTCCTGACGCTCTGCAATGGGGTCCTGGGGCTCCCAGTCATCGATACCCTGGTCCTCGCCAAGCAGCAAATCGCCCCGGAAATCGGTTATAGCCTCAGGAAAGTGGCAGAACATCTGGGGATGGAGTCGGAGGGGAGCCATCGAGCTCTGGATGATGCCCTGATGACCGCGCATCTGTTTCTCCGGTTCCAGGAGGCTCTGCCATCACCCGAAGAGTTGCTGGAAGGCTATCAGTTTGAAGAAAATCCAGCATGGCGGCAGCGAGGTAACGGCTTGACTGGCTGGTGGACCGTATAA
- a CDS encoding Aspartate aminotransferase yields the protein MTIDLHPPFADRQSRLGTETAFEVLARAKQLEREGKHIVHLEIGEPDFDTPDNIREAAKRYLDEGYTHYGPSAGLHDVLEVIATHDSARRPGTAFTPANIVITPGAKPILFYGLFATVNAGDEVIYPNPGFPIYESVIRYLDAVPVPLPLQESKGFAFDMQDLVDRITPRTRMVIVNTPSNPTGGIVEEADLRQLAELAQKHNFWVLSDEIYDRILYGGANHFSITQVPGMADRTIIVNGSSKTYAMTGWRIGYGIMPADLATQVARLATNCNSCTASFIQKAYADALTGPQDSVATMLAEFDTRRQLIVAGLNDIPGITCTMPKGAFYAFPNISALGKKSKWFENYLLNEHGVAALTGTSFGTFGEGYLRLSYANSRENISEALRRIRTAVEQLPA from the coding sequence ATGACCATCGATCTGCATCCCCCCTTTGCCGACCGCCAGTCCCGTCTTGGAACCGAGACTGCCTTTGAAGTCCTGGCGCGGGCAAAGCAGCTGGAGCGCGAGGGGAAGCACATCGTGCATCTCGAAATCGGGGAACCCGATTTCGACACGCCCGATAACATCCGGGAAGCCGCGAAGCGGTACCTCGATGAGGGCTACACCCACTATGGACCATCGGCGGGTCTGCATGATGTCCTGGAGGTCATCGCGACTCACGACTCGGCCCGCAGGCCAGGCACCGCGTTCACGCCGGCGAATATAGTCATTACGCCGGGTGCCAAGCCAATCCTCTTCTACGGGCTCTTCGCGACCGTCAACGCCGGGGACGAGGTCATCTACCCCAATCCTGGGTTCCCTATCTACGAGTCGGTGATCCGCTATCTCGATGCGGTCCCCGTGCCGCTTCCCCTGCAGGAGTCGAAAGGCTTCGCCTTCGACATGCAGGATCTGGTGGATCGGATCACACCCCGCACCCGCATGGTGATCGTCAACACCCCTTCCAACCCGACCGGCGGCATCGTGGAAGAGGCCGACTTGCGGCAACTCGCGGAGCTGGCCCAGAAGCACAACTTTTGGGTCCTGTCAGATGAAATCTATGACCGGATCCTGTATGGCGGCGCGAACCACTTCAGCATCACCCAGGTACCCGGGATGGCTGATCGCACAATCATCGTCAACGGCTCTTCCAAGACCTACGCGATGACTGGCTGGCGGATTGGCTACGGCATCATGCCGGCGGATCTCGCCACGCAAGTCGCCCGCCTGGCCACCAACTGCAATTCCTGCACCGCCTCGTTCATTCAGAAGGCGTACGCTGATGCGCTGACCGGTCCGCAGGACTCAGTCGCGACGATGCTGGCTGAGTTTGATACCCGACGTCAGCTGATCGTCGCGGGGCTCAACGACATCCCCGGCATCACCTGCACGATGCCCAAGGGCGCGTTCTATGCGTTCCCGAACATCTCGGCGCTGGGAAAGAAGTCGAAGTGGTTCGAGAACTACCTGCTCAACGAGCATGGGGTTGCCGCTCTGACTGGCACCAGCTTTGGCACGTTTGGCGAAGGTTATCTGCGTCTGAGTTATGCCAACAGCCGGGAGAACATCAGCGAAGCGCTGCGACGCATTCGGACAGCAGTCGAGCAGCTTCCCGCCTAG
- the scpA_1 gene encoding Methylmalonyl-CoA mutase has protein sequence MTTELPIRVVVAKPGLDGHDRGAKIIARALMEAGMEVIYTGLRQTPEQIIATALQEDADVICLSILSGAHMTQVTRVLTLLRERDAIDIPVLAGGIIPDEDAQTLREAGVYAIHGPGTPTPEVVSSVRSAVAAARLTTP, from the coding sequence GTGACGACTGAATTGCCCATCCGAGTGGTAGTCGCGAAGCCTGGGCTGGATGGCCACGACCGCGGCGCCAAGATCATCGCCCGCGCCCTCATGGAAGCGGGCATGGAAGTCATTTACACGGGCCTGCGTCAGACCCCCGAGCAGATCATCGCGACCGCCCTGCAGGAAGATGCGGATGTCATCTGCCTGTCGATCCTCTCCGGGGCGCACATGACCCAGGTCACCAGGGTGCTGACCCTCCTGCGCGAACGGGATGCCATCGATATCCCGGTCCTCGCGGGTGGCATCATTCCGGACGAGGATGCCCAGACCCTGCGTGAAGCCGGGGTCTATGCCATTCATGGACCCGGCACACCCACGCCAGAAGTCGTGTCCTCTGTCCGGAGCGCGGTCGCTGCTGCCCGCCTGACCACTCCCTGA